The genomic stretch TCTTTGCAATTTAATTGATTAAGATTTCACTATACTTACTTTGAGATTAATTAGGCTTCTATTGTTTGATAACTAAAAACAAATATTACAGTATAACATCGGTATTTCTTATAGGGTTGTAAAGATTTTAGTTCTCAATATTACCAAGTATTGTTCGAAGAAATATTACTATATATAAAGGTATTCCACATTTCCACTTGACTGGGAAAACATTGTGAGTAAATTGTTATTCCATGACATAAGAATCTATATGGCCATGCCTTAGTATTTTAAGTACTTTTAGTTGTATCTAAATGGTTTTGTGAGCTAGCATATTTTTTTCACAACTTGAGATATGGATATGCATTTTAATTCAAGCAAGTCGTTTGATGAGAAAATGATTAGTTTCTTCTTGGTGGCAAATTAATAAATAAACAAAGTGCTATACAATAGAAGAACGTAAATGTATTAGAACAGTATGCCATACAATTAGACACGGGAGACTAAAACAAGTACCACTGTGATATTAAAGagaaaataaaaggagagattaaAATAGGGAGATAGACTTGCATGAGAATGTTGTGAGTAAAGTTTACTAGGAGAAGGCTCGCgataataaataaaagaatgcctCATAAGACAAGTGTATTGTTGAAATGCTACTGTGTTTTTGTACAAATTTAATTGAATTTTATACTGTCAAGAAGAATTATGTACAACACTTGCATTATTAGCTTATTGCTTTTAAATGTTTGGGGATGATTTTGATTAAGTGGTACTATTGTTTCACCTTTTTGGTCAGGATATAGGGCATCTTGATGACACGGCAGAAAGAAGAGACAAAGTGAACTCATCAAGAAGGCATCGTCAAGATGACAATTACATTCACTATGCCTGTAATTAATCAAGGGGCGTTTGGTTCAATGGATTTAGAACCCTATACATATTAATTATTGTTCGTTTAATTTAGAATATTATATGGAAAgggaatggagttagaaacttGAGGGGGAAGGTGGATAGGATTCCAAGGGGTTCGGGTGAAATTATAACTCCATTTCAAAATGCCCCAACAAAACACATAAATGCCtcaaatccattccattccaacccacccaaccaaacaccccctaataaGCTGCTTCAAAAGGATATGGAATATGTCCAATTATGCCGAAAGAACAACGGAAGACATAAATTTACGAATTCTTCTGTGAAACAAATGATATGGAATATGTCAACTCCTAGGAAGCAAGAGATATCAGGGTCTAAAAATCATTCAACAATCACCATGATGAAGGACATTGTACATTGGAGCAAAGAGTTTGTTGTTGATGAAATCTTAGTAGATTAGAGTGATAGTGTATGAGAAGCTATTGTTCATCCACGGTATGCAGGGATCGGAGGAGTTGTTTGTTATGTAGTATGAACTATGAAGTGCATGTCTTTTAAGTTCTAGAACAAGTAGGCATATAAAGATATCACGATGCAACCCAAGCCCCAATGGACACCTCCCAACAGCTCTATTCCAACGGCTGTATGCTTTCTTTGGGATGGTGTATATTTCCTTCCTCCTTTGTAATTATAGGATATTCTTTACCTTGTTTATAATATTTGTATAGCTTATAAATAGGCAGACTTGCATAAGTTGTAATTACGTTCAACAGTACATAATCATTAATAAACAATTTCCGAAAAAAGGGGTGGAAGGTTTACGACTTAGACACCGGTAAACATTTTTCGTCTCGAGATGTTATTTTTGTGGAAACCTAATTCCCTTACCAATCTCTCCAAATTCATGACAATATCATCGACCACTTTTCTACCAACGACGATTTCCTAATTCCCGTAAATCAATCGACCCCCGACACCAACGACACCCCCACAACCACTTCTACCCCAACCGACACTACCCAAAACACCCCTCATTCCCCCACCGAAACACCACCACCCGAGACAACCACAACCGACCGCACCAAAACCACCACATCAGCCACCGACCCTCCTCCCTCCAACATGGGCCGAGGTCACCGTATCAAAATTCCGAAATCTCTTCTAAATGATTATGAACGTCCACCCATCAGTCCTTCCACGCATCTAATCACGTCCTCCGTCCCGTCTTCAAGTACGAGGTATCCTATTTCCCATTTTATTAATTATACCAATTTTTCTCCCAATTACCGCTGCTTTCTTTCGGCCGTGGCTACCACCCACGAGCCTCGCTCTTTTTCTGAAGCAATGCAGGTACCCGAATGGCAAAAAGCAATGAAACTTGAAATTGAAGCACTTGAACGTAACAACACTTGGACTATCGAACCCCTTCCTCCAGGTAAGAAGGCCATCAGATCCAAATGGGTGTACAAAGTAAAATATAACGCCGATGGCACCATTGAACGACACAAGGCCCGTCTTGTGATAATGGGTAATCGACAAACCGAAGGAGTGGATTACAATTAGACATTTGCTCCAACAGTAAAGATGGTTACGGTTCGTATGCTTCTTACCTTGGCAGCCGCGAAAAATTGGGATttacatcaaatggatgttcaCATTGCCTTCCTCCATGGAGATCTTCATGAAGAGGTCTACATGAAACCGCCACCCGGCTTCTCTTCGGCTACCAATGGGAAAGATTGTGGCCTTCGCAAATCCCTCTACGACCTTCGTCAAGCTCCTCGATGCTGGTATGCTAAACTTGTCTCTGCTTTAATTTCATACGGCTTCCAACAATGCCCATATGACCACTCCCTTTTTTCGATGGTTAAGACATCCACTACTCTACATGTACTTGTCTATGTTGATGATTTGGTTATATGCGGTAATGACACGGGACAAGTCACGAAGTTTAAACAATATTTGAGTACATGTTTCTTTATGAAAGATCTGGGCCCTCTAAAATACTTCTTGGGCATCGAAGTTGCTCGCAACAAAACGGGGTTATTTATTTCACAAACAAAATACACCCTCGACATCCTCACAGAATCGGGTCTTCTCGGGTCTAAACCCGCAGCTATTCCTATGGAACCAAACCATCACCTCGGTCTCTCTACCAACCCGTTACTATCGGATCCCCAACCCTATCGACGACTGGTCGGGCGCCTTGTCTATCTCACATTAACTGGACCCGAACTGCTATACTCTGTCCATATCTTAGCCCAGTTCATGCATGCTCCACGGACCGATCATTGGCAAGCCGCTCTTCAAGTGGTTCGTTTTTTTAAAGAACAACCCTGGTCAAGGGCTCCTACTCCGCTCAGACAATAATCTCGAACTCGAAGCTTATTGTGACGCCGATTATGACAGTTGTCCTACTACTCGTCGCTCCTTATCCGCATATGTAATTTTCCTCGGCAATGCCCCTATATCATGGAAGACAAAGAAAAAATCAACGGTCTCTCGCTCTTCCGCCGAAGCCGAATATAGGACAATGGCTTTTAATGTGTGCGAACTCAAATGGCTTCAAGGACTTCTTACCTTTCTTGGCTTCCCTCGCACTAAACCAATACAGCTTCATTGTGACAATCAATCCTCTCTTCATATTGCTCGGAATCCGTTTTTCACGAGCGCACTAAACACAAAGAGATTGACTGTCACTTTGTCCGAGACGAGATTTTAAAAGGCTTAGTCAAACCGAGCTATATTCACACAAAGTAGCAACTGGCCGACATACGCACTAAAGCTCTCGGAAAAACGACATTTGATATTCTTCTTTCTAAGTTGGGCGTCGTCAATGTCCtagctccaacttgaggggggtatCACGATGCAACCCAAGCCCAATGGACACCTCCCAACCGCTCTATTCCAACGGCTATATGCTTCCTTTGGGTATAAAGTATatgtgaataataataataatttgtatTGATTAAGTTGTTATTTACAAGAGGAATTACATAGGTATTTATAGTACAAGAAAAGCATAACTACAATGGACGGTGTATAATTAGTTGTCTAACAATTGAAGGTGGATCATTAGTTGTCTAACAATTGAAGGTGGATCATTAGTTGGCTAACATTTGAAGGTGGATAATTAGTTGGCTAACATGTGGCAATGCTAACAATAAGCTAATATTTTACGTATGATTGAGAGCTTCCAATCTTGATAGTGGACTTGGTTGATTTGTATCTTTAACATTCCCGCTCAAGATGGACGGGCGATAGCGAAGGCCAATCTTGGAAGAAAGCAATAGGAATCGTGGCTTATGGAGCGGTTTAGTGAGAGTATCCGCTAGCTGATCAGACCCGTTAATATGTTGAACCCGAATATGACCGTTGCGAATCTGTTCTTTGACAAAATGAAAAGCAAGTGCAACATGTTTCATTCGTGAGTGAAAAACTGGGTTAGCCGAATAGGTAGTAGTGCTTAGATTGTCACAATATATCATCGGCGGATTAGTAGTTGAAATGCCGAGTTCGAGCAGAAGGTTTTGGAGCCATATAAGCTCGGCAGATGTGCTTGCAACGGCTCTAAACTCAGCTTCGGTGGAGGAGCACGGAACGGCCTTTTGTTTCTTAGCGGACCATGAAATAGGATTACTACCTAGGTAGATGATGTAACCGGTGGTAGAAAGATAATCATGAGGATCACCTCCCCAATCCGCATCGCAAAACGCATGGAGGCACAGCGGTGTCGAGGCGGTTAATTGAATGCCAAAATGGAGTGTTCAATTGAGATAACGAAGGAGTCGCTTTAGAGCGGCCCAATGAGTCACGGTGGGATGAGTTAAAAATTGAGCTAATTTATTAACCGAAAAGGCAATATCGGGTCGGGTGAGGGAAAGGTATTGCAAACTACCAACAATGGAGCGATAGTCTGACTCATTTTCGACTGGGGCGGTGGTGTCTTTAAGTAAAGGTGGGTGGGTAAGCATAGGGGTTGACGCGGGTTTGGAATTTTCCATTTTAAATTTGACAAGAAGATCATATAAATATTTGGTTTGATTTAAATGCAATCCGGTTTTGGTTGGGGTGACCTCTATGCCTAAAAAATATGATAGAGGACCTAAGTCTTTGAGGGAGAATTTATGTGAAATTTGAGTAATAAAATTGGTGATGTGAGTTTTATTTGGTCCAGTCACTATTATATCGTCAACGTAGATTAAAACAAATAAGGTTGTGGGAATGGTGTTGAGAATAAACAGTGAGGGGTCGGATAGAGAATTTCGAAAACCTGAAGCAAGCAGGTACGTCTTTAACTCGGTGTACCATGCGCGTGGTGCTTGTTTGAGGCCGTAAATGGCCTTGTTAAGTCTGCAAACGTAAGAAGGATTAATAGAATCAATGAAGCCAGCCAGTTGACTCATAAAAACAGATTCAGTGAGTCGACCCTGCAAGAAGGCATTATTGATATCAATTTGGTGTAAATGCCACTTTTTCGTGACAGCAAGGGTGAGAATTAATCGAATCGTAGTCGGTTTGATAACAGGACTAAACGTTTCCGAGTAGTCAATCCCGGGGCGTTGATGAAAGCCTTTAGCAACAAGACGAGGCTTGTGTTGCTTGAGACTACCATCGGGGTTATATTTAAGGCGATAGACCCATTTGCAACCAACAACATTAGGAGCTTGGTGAGGTGGGACGAGAGTCCAGGTTTGATTTCGGGTGAGGGCGTCAAATTCATCAGTCATGGCTTGACGCCATTGAGGGTTAAGGAGAGCTTGTTTGGTCGTATTGGGTGTGGTGTGGGTAAGGGAGAGAGTGGCAGTTTGggcatgtttattggttttaaaaTATTTGGGATTGGGCATGATAATGTTGTTAGAGAGGCGGGTTCGATGAATGGGTGGTGGAGGTGGAGGAGGTGGAGGCGATGGAGATGAGGCAGGGGTCGGCGAGGCAGGGAGTGGCGAATCAGGGGGCGTCGAGGCAGGGGAGATAGGGGTTGGGGTGAGCGGCTGAGTGGGGTTGAGGGTAGGGGCAGGTGGTTCCAGTGGTGGTAGGAGAGGGACGGTAAGGGTGCACCATTGACTTGGGGTGTGTAAGGGCGCAGGAGTGGAGTTCGATAGTTTTAGGTAAGGGAATTCCAGCTCGATAAAACGGACATGGCGCGAGGTATATAGGCGATTGGTTGTGGGATTAAGACAAAGATAGGCGCTTTGAGTGGTGGAGTAGCCAACGAAAACACAAGGAGCCGATTTGGGTTCGAGTTTGTGACTAGTGTAAGGTTTTAACCATGGGTAGCAAAGACAACCGAAAGGACGTAATTTGTGATAGTTAGGATGTTGACCAAAGAGGAGTTTGTAAGGAGATTGATTAGTGAGTGTTGTAGATGGAAGACGGTTTATGAGGTAGGCGGCAGTGGAGAACGCATAAGGCCAATATTTGGTTGGCATTTGGGCTTGGGTGAGTAAGGCTAGACCGGTTTCAACAATATGACGGTGTCGACGTTCTGCGAACCCATTGTGCTCGGGAGTGTGTGGTGGTGATGTAAGGTGAGTGATGCCATTGTCGAGTAGGTTGGGATTGAATTTGATGTATTCACCGCCATTATCCGAATAAAATTGTCGGATAGGACGGTTAAAATATTTTTCAATAATAGCTTTGAAGCGATGAAAGGTGGAAGCGGTGTCGGATTTATGTTTTAACGGATATAACCAAAAATAGTGGGTGAAATGGTCGACAAAGATAACATAATATTTGTATGAATCATCGGATATGATTGGCGATGTCCATACATCGGAGTATATTAAATCAAATGGTGCGTGAGACGTGAGAGTAGAAATTGAAAAGGGTAACTTATGGCTTTTGTTGATTAAGCAAGAATTACAGTGCGATAAATCGGAAATATTGAAATTAAAACTGGAATTTAATAAACGTAAAGTGGAATTGGAAGGGTGTCCTAAACGAGTATGCCACAAAATACTCGAGGATTTGTTTGCGACTAGGGCTTGAGGCGGTTTGGTGGAGGGATTCCATTGGTACGATCCATCAACAAATGGTCCTTCAAGCAGAGTTTCCCCCGTCTTGATTTCCTTAAAACAAAAAGAGGTAGAAGAGAATAAGGCATAAGCATGGTTATCGGTGCAAAATTGTGAGACAGAAATTAATGGTCGAGAAATTTTAGGAACTAAAAGAACAttggtaaaacgtaaaacatgATTAGAGGTAGGGATAGAGAAGGAACCAAGGTGCGAGATAGACAAAGACGAGCCGTCACCGATCATAAGGTCGTCTGGTCCATCATATGGGGTGTGAAAGGCGAGTGTGTTGAGATCATTTGTGATATGGTTTGAGGCCCCACTATCAATAAGATAGGAAGTGGAGGGACCAGCGGATGTGGTGGCGGTGTGGGCAGAGGGGCGTGGTTGTCGAGGAGGGGGTGGAGGGAACACGACATTCGGGTAGTCCTTCTTGAAATCAGGACAATAACTAATAACGTGGCCATGGGCGCGACAGTATTGACAACGGCCGCGAAATGGGTTAGGATTGGAATTATTGTAGGTTTGGCCACGGTTTTGGTAATTGTGGTGATAGGCATtttgttgttggtggttgtgacgtggttggttgttgttgttggaggGTGGGTGACGTGTGTTGTTGGGATGGTTGTTGTTGTAAGGCCCGGGTGTAGGCAGCGTGAGCCGAGGGTGTAAAGACGGTGTTAGTGGTTGTAGGCGGATGATGTTTAATGGTGAGTTCATGTTGAATTAATTTTTCATGGAATAATTCAAAGGAAATGGGTGAGTCACGGCGCTTGAACGGCATCGATGACGGGTCCATATAGTTTATAGTCGAGACCGGTAATGATTTGGCGGTTATATCTTGGCGTCGGTTTGGTTTGCCTAGTTGTGCTAATTGGGTGGTGCATGCTTTAATGGCAAGCATGTATTCGGAAATGGTTTTCCCGGTATGGGAAATGGTACGAAGACGATCCTTTAATTGTAGGATGTGTCCTCGGGAAGGGTTGGCATAAGTCGTGGCTAGGGTTGTCCAAGCCTCGTGGGATGTGGTTGCGTCGAGGAGGACGGGTGCGACGGCTTCATCGAGAGTGCTGCTGGGCGCCTAGGATGAGTTGGTCTTGACGGAACCATGTTTCATAGGCTGGGTTGGGTTCGTGTTGAGGGTCTGGTTTGACGGTGGTACCGGCTGGGATGATGGTTTTGGGTGGTGGCTTGGTCGTACCATCGAGGTAGGAGAAGAGGCCGAAGCCTAGGAAGAGACGGCTAATTTGATAGTGCCATGCTCGGTAGTTGGTCGGGGTTAGTTTTGTGCACGTAGGGAAGGATCTTGAGAGGAGGGGTTTGTTTGGTTCGGCGGAGTTGGGTATTTGGGTCTTTGGTGGTTGCCATGGGTATTGCGACGGTGTATAGGGCAGCGGAGATGGTGAGTAGTATAAGGATCGATGTGATTCCTGATACCATATAAAGTATatgtgaataataataataatttgtatTGATTAAGTTGTTATTTACAAGAGGAATTACATAGATATTTATAGTACAAGAAAAGCATAACTACAATGGACGGTGTATAATTAGTTGTCTAACAATTGAAGGTGGATCATTAGTTGTCTAACAATTGAAGGTGGATCATTAGTTGGCTAACATTTGAAGGTGGATAATTAGTTGGCTAACATGTGGCAATGCTAACAATAAGCTAATATTTTACGTATGATTGAGAGCTTCCAATCTTGATAGTGGACTTGGTTGATTTGTATCTTTAACATTGGGATGGTGTAGTTTCCCTTTATAACTAGACATTTTTCAGGCCGTGTCGTACAGAGTTATTGGTTATGGTTAGGGTCAGCCGGTCAGTCATCAAATTTTTCAGGCCGTGTCGTCCATTAAGGTTTTTCGTTGCAAAATAGTCGTTTCAGGTTCTCAGATATATACATAGTGAGCGATATTATGTCTTGAAATCTAGTCGTATTAATTAAAAGCTCTCCGTAATAATCATCTTATGAAGCTAAGCATGGGGGGTTTCTGAGTGCAGGCTGAGAAAAACGAACTCCGTGAGGAGAAACTCAAACTGAAAGAGGAAAAAGTGAAAATGGAGCAAGAGTTCATGAAATTAGCGATGGGCggtgctcctcctcctcctcctccttataCAGAAGCCTACCATGGAGGGGCAAACAAGATGGGTCTATACCCGAATTATGGTATGTATCCTCCTATGTGGCATTATTTACCACATTCGGTTAGAGACACGACTCGTGATCATGTCCTCAGGCCTCCTGCTGCTTAAAGAGGATGCTTTCACACATCCGTCCCAAGTTTTGTCTGCCTTTCTAATTTATGTAAATATTGCAAACTTATGTTGCTAGTTTTTTAAGCTATTAAGACTTGCTTATTTGATTTCGCGGTTTTTCTTTGTATATACAGACAATTATGTATTTCTACTAATAATCGTCGAAAACAATCTTACGTAACTTTACAATGGGACCGTTTTGTTAGCGGTAATGTCCGAGAAGGGCAATGGTCGCAGGTTTAAACCCCTCCGGTTTTAACTTCCCTGGCCTTGTTCCGTCTCATGTCACGCCCGTAAAACAATGTGACCAGTTACTGTAAGATATTCCATGAAATAAATAagtattacattaatatttaattaagttattttatggaaattattAGGCCTTATTTTTCATTACATGGCATTGATTTCATAGTAATACTAGCTAATTAACAGATTTATTGATGGTAGTAAATGAGGGTTTAAGAAAAGAAAAGGACCGTCTCAAactgtaagacggtcttattctAATTGAGCATGAAGTGGTTGCGTCCAGGTTCATCTTGTGGTTTAGAGAAGAAATGGGTGACATATTCACCCACTGTAAAATCTCTGTAGATTGGTGGGTTTTCCTCTGATAACAGCTCTTTAATGGGTCCATATTTCTTCGGTTTCGACGATAGGCCTGCGAAAAAGAAGGCAGAAGACAACCTTGGCCCAACAGGGTTGGCTTTCACTCTATGCAATACACTTATGAATTTGTCATTTGTTATCATCTGCAATATTTTGGCAAACAATTTGAAAGCGTAAGAAAATTGAACCGTTAGTCTCCGTTAAGACGGAGGTTTCCGTCTTAACTTGATCATATAAGACAAATCTGACAAACATTTCATTCAGAGGaaaaacggttagatttgaaCCAGTCAGTCATTTCGGGTATGGCTGTCTTTCTTGTGTACATGTCAATATCGGGTCATTTTAGGGTGTAGATAGTTTTGGAAACTATAAGGTTCCGGTCGAATTGGGTAAGACCGAGTCTATTCGGCTTTTATATCATATTCGGGTTATTTTAGTAACCTTTTTTTTCTTGAGCATACTtgggttatttttttttttttttttggtcagcCGCTAGCTTTGGTGTGCACTAAGTAAGAAAAATATGTTATCGATCAACAGATGTAAGTTTATATGCAAttgttttatttaatacggagtaataaGAGACCTGAAGTAGATCACCGATGTTTATGACAAGAGCACCGGGAATAGGATGAACATCAACCCATTGATCGTCATGGCGGATTTGAAGGCCGCCGACTTGATCTTGAAGCAACACAGTGAAGAAGGAAGTATCAGTATGCTTGGGGGTGCCTATGGTCAACTCTGGTTGAGGGCATGAAGGGTAGTAATGGTACACACTTGACCAGTTCTTGTCACATTCCAATTCCTTAAGATAATCTTGTCTAAGACCAAGGGCTTCAGACATTAACTCCAGCAGTACACTGCCTAATTGAACCATATGTTTGATATGATCCAATATTGCATCCCTGAAAACACCAGAAACAACACATTTTAAGTCCTACTGGAAATAATTCTTAAATCAAGTCAGGTTTCCTAATTGTgaatactccctcctagtcgctcatttcttccctctttcctttttcatgttAGTCGGATTTTCTTCCTTCTTTCTTTTTATGAAaaggtttgtgtggtccaaattgattTGCATGTGGGGTAGAGTAGTTCGTGTGGTTCAAAATCATTTCTTTATTTTTTATACAAAATGGAAGGGGGAAGAAATGAGCGACtaagagggagtatttgttttaCATTAGGAAAaaggttttttttgtcaaaaactaccttatatttaggggtatttataAAAAGACTACCTTACactatttttcttttgttttcaactacctttgttt from Silene latifolia isolate original U9 population chromosome 5, ASM4854445v1, whole genome shotgun sequence encodes the following:
- the LOC141657902 gene encoding 1-aminocyclopropane-1-carboxylate oxidase homolog 1-like is translated as MSINGTQTKYDREKELREFDNTKRGVKGLVDSGVKTIPKIFIRPLEEISEDSKPQNMNKLVLPVIDLAKIHTNNNSRRELVEQIENASAKWGFFQVINHGIPFNVIEKMLEMVKMFHEQDVEAKMEYYGRDVHTNKQVVYDSNFDLFTSKHAYWRDSLTINTAFTGQLDPGLLPPICRDAILDHIKHMVQLGSVLLELMSEALGLRQDYLKELECDKNWSSVYHYYPSCPQPELTIGTPKHTDTSFFTVLLQDQVGGLQIRHDDQWVDVHPIPGALVINIGDLLQMITNDKFISVLHRVKANPVGPRLSSAFFFAGLSSKPKKYGPIKELLSEENPPIYRDFTVGEYVTHFFSKPQDEPGRNHFMLN